One stretch of Toxoplasma gondii ME49 chromosome XI, whole genome shotgun sequence DNA includes these proteins:
- a CDS encoding hypothetical protein (encoded by transcript TGME49_306860), which translates to MTVVMQGRSSVVRTPVAPRGWTVSVESVAACCTYSGLCRDALGRGMWGDGTRDGGRTDVRATDAWRKEGTKRQETLSVSWKHGRARMCVRKVAFYRTNGAAVGRDKLLHKATSAQRTAAVRGTVQLSHAW; encoded by the exons ATGACTGTTGTAATGCAAGGGCGGAGCAGCGTGGTCAGAACACCAGTTGCGCCACGTGGCTGGACGGTATCCGTAGAGAGTGTCGCCGCCTGCTGTACATACTCAGGAC TTTGTAGGGATGCGTTGGGGCGTGGCATGTGGGGGGACGGGACAAGAGACGGGGGAAGAACGGATGTGAGAGCGACTGATGCgtggaggaaagaaggaaccaagagacaggagactctATCGGTTAGCTGGAAACACGGTCGGGCGCGGATGTGTGTCCGGAAGGTGGCGTTTTACCGTACTAATGGGGCCGCGGTTGGACGTGATAAATTGTTACACAAAGCAACGAGCGCGCAACGGACTGCGGCGGTGCGCGGTACCGTGCAGCTTTCTCATGCGTGGTAG